One genomic window of Mus musculus strain C57BL/6J chromosome 4, GRCm38.p6 C57BL/6J includes the following:
- the Dmac1 gene encoding distal membrane-arm assembly complex protein 1 yields MGSSFSGSTEFSAPAPPTVSTAVPANPPAKSAVPASPARDPELKTCWSCRVLSGSTLFGAGTYVYLVARRPLKQGIPPGPGTVLQMVIGISIACWGVVVLVDPKGKSHPVI; encoded by the exons ATGGGGTCCTCTTTTTCGGGGAGTACCGAGTTTTCCGCTCCTGCCCCCCCAACTGTTTCCACAGCGGTTCCCGCGAACCCACCCGCGAAATCCGCCGTGCCGGCCTCCCCCGCCCGGGACCCTGAGTTAAAAACCTGCTGGAGTTGTCGCGTGCTGTCGGGCTCTACACTCTTCGGGGCGGGCACCTACGTCTATTTGGTGGCCAGGCGGCCCCTGAAGCAAGGAATCCCACCTGGCCCAGGCACCGTTCTGCAGATGGTCATCGGCATCA gTATTGCCTGTTGGGGTGTAGTTGTTCTGGTAGACCCCAAAGGGAAGAGCCACCCAGTTATTTGA